The DNA segment CTCCCCAGGGGGTGGTCGTCCCGTCCACAGCCGTCGAACTGATTCGTCGACGCACGTGCTGGTCCAGCCCCGTCCCCAGAAGCAGCCCGAGCGAGTCCCGGCCGAGAACGTCATCGTCGGCGGCGTCCTGCGCGAGTGGAACTGCAGCTCCCAGGCAGCGTGCCGCCCGGCCTCGGGGGACGACTCCCCGATCCAGCCGCGGCGTCCATCCGGTTCGTCGTGGGCCCGCCATCCCGGCGAGATGGCCGACCTGCTGCCGCTCGACGTGGAGACGGGCCGGTCCCGACGCAGCACCACGGCCCGCGCTGCAGGGTGAGCCGGCACGGTGCTCGACTGCGGGCCCACGGGTCGTCGTCCGGCCGACGACCACCGGCCGGAGCCGTCGACGTGACGGCTCAGGAGCCCGCCGGCTCTTCGATGTGCTCCTCCGGCTCCAGCGGGAGCCGCGCGCAGGAACGCCCCGCCTCCAGGCGGACTTCCTCGCCGGTCCGTCCGCGGGTCCCGCGGCGGACTCTCGCCTCCGTCCGCCGAGCGTCCCGGCCCGCGTTGGGGCATGGTCCGGGCGTGAACAGTGGTGCACTGCAGGAAGCCGGCCTCCTGGTGCTCTTCCCCGTGGTGGCCACGGTCGCCGGCGCCGCTGCGGCGGGTCTGCGCCCGCCCGGTCCGCGCGCGACCAGTGCCATCCAGCACTTCGCCGCCGGCGTGGTGCTGGCTGCCGTCGCCGGCGAGGTGCTCCCCGACCTGCGCGAGCGCGGCGGATACGGCATCACGGCCATCGGCTTCGCCGCGGGGGTCGGCCTGCTCCTGCTCATGCAGCGCTTCGAGCCCGCGGCCGAGCCGCAGCCCGGCGACCGATCCGACCGCCGGGCATTCCCGGTCGGTCTGGTCCTCGTCGTCGGTGTCGACCTGCTCGTGGACGGTCTGCTCGTCGGCGTCGGCGTGACCCTCGGCGAAGGGGCCGGACTGGTCCTCACCGTCGCCCTCACTCTCGAGGTCCTGTTCCTCGGGCTGGCTGTCACGACACAGCTCATCCAGGCCGGCGTGCGTCCCGTCCGGGCTGCAGCGACCACGTCGGCCCTCTCGCTGGGTGTGGCGGTAGGAGCGGTGACCGGCGCCGTGCTGCTCGACGGGGCGTCCGACCGGACGCAGGCGTTGGTCCTGGCGTTCGCGGCCGCCGCACTCCTGTGGCTGGTCGTCGAGGAGCTGCTGGTGGAGGCGCACGAGGGCACGGAGACCCCGCTGCTCACGACGATGTTCTTCGTGGGCTTCATCGCCCTCTACGGCTTGGAGACCTTGACCTGACCGGCGCGCCGGAGATCCCGCCGCACGGCTCAGCTCCTCCGGACGAGGTCGCGGCAC comes from the Modestobacter italicus genome and includes:
- a CDS encoding ZIP family metal transporter; its protein translation is MNSGALQEAGLLVLFPVVATVAGAAAAGLRPPGPRATSAIQHFAAGVVLAAVAGEVLPDLRERGGYGITAIGFAAGVGLLLLMQRFEPAAEPQPGDRSDRRAFPVGLVLVVGVDLLVDGLLVGVGVTLGEGAGLVLTVALTLEVLFLGLAVTTQLIQAGVRPVRAAATTSALSLGVAVGAVTGAVLLDGASDRTQALVLAFAAAALLWLVVEELLVEAHEGTETPLLTTMFFVGFIALYGLETLT